One Oceaniferula flava genomic window carries:
- a CDS encoding transporter gives MNSFKKSMILGAAAGLTSGLALAGEATGSLTTPTTSDYDAHRVDAHAPIGVMGDHTHEVGEWMLSYRYMFMSMDGQRAGTNSLSSQQVFGRGYMMAATEMDMEMHMFGLMYAPSERLTLMAMANYVRKDMTMEMMSGMEHSHSSEGLGDVTVGALLSVYDRGAHRVHLNLGLVLPTAEVDVKDSGVYQPYGMQLGSGTWDAQFGVTYTGQSENWSWGAQLLGRVGLEDENESGFSYGDSLTATTWLARKLTDSVSLSARLAYVTQDRVDGHYDGPHSHHAPSHFQENYGGDVLEAGLGVNFLFQNGVLKGHRLAAEVLVPIYQDANGVGMDRDYTFTLGWQKAF, from the coding sequence ATGAATTCTTTTAAAAAATCGATGATCCTCGGCGCGGCCGCAGGACTTACTTCAGGTCTGGCCCTCGCCGGAGAAGCCACTGGCAGCCTGACTACTCCAACCACCTCAGACTACGATGCCCACCGTGTCGACGCCCACGCGCCCATCGGTGTCATGGGGGATCACACCCACGAAGTCGGCGAGTGGATGCTTTCCTACCGCTACATGTTCATGAGCATGGACGGCCAACGCGCCGGCACGAACTCGCTTTCCAGCCAGCAGGTATTTGGTCGTGGCTACATGATGGCCGCCACCGAGATGGACATGGAAATGCACATGTTCGGGCTGATGTATGCGCCCAGCGAGCGCCTCACTCTGATGGCGATGGCCAATTACGTGCGCAAGGACATGACCATGGAAATGATGTCCGGCATGGAACACAGCCACTCCAGTGAGGGACTCGGTGATGTGACTGTGGGTGCTCTCTTGAGCGTCTACGATCGTGGTGCGCACCGTGTGCACCTCAACCTCGGCTTGGTGCTTCCTACCGCGGAGGTGGACGTGAAAGATAGCGGTGTCTATCAGCCCTATGGTATGCAGCTCGGTAGTGGCACTTGGGACGCTCAGTTCGGGGTGACATACACCGGGCAAAGCGAGAACTGGTCATGGGGCGCCCAGCTGCTGGGACGGGTCGGACTGGAAGACGAAAACGAGAGCGGTTTCTCCTACGGGGACTCCCTGACCGCGACCACTTGGTTGGCGAGAAAGCTGACCGATTCCGTTAGTTTGTCCGCTCGTCTGGCATACGTTACCCAGGATCGTGTCGATGGCCACTATGACGGTCCGCACAGCCACCACGCACCTTCCCATTTCCAAGAAAACTACGGGGGGGATGTTCTTGAGGCGGGGCTTGGAGTCAACTTCCTGTTCCAGAACGGTGTTCTCAAAGGTCACCGTCTGGCCGCTGAAGTATTGGTTCCCATCTATCAGGACGCCAATGGTGTCGGCATGGATCGTGACTACACCTTCACCCTCGGCTGGCAGAAAGCATTCTAA
- a CDS encoding quinone-dependent dihydroorotate dehydrogenase produces MSPSQYRFARNLLFRLDAEKAHHVSLDSLRWLEKTHLLAALSGAAPKATPVECMGITFPNCVGLAAGLDKEGNCIDALGRLGFGSVEIGTITPRPQEGNPQPRLFRIVEKEAIINRMGFNNPGIDAGVANVAASHSFRKQGGVVGFNIGKNKVTPNEHAVDDYLACLRGAWDVADYITVNLSSPNTPGLRDLQAADETAKLLETLKQEQERLTATSGRRVPIALKVAPDLEPQHIADLAKVFLNGGLDGLIATNTTISRKEVAGCDFESQAGGLSGAPLTPRATDVIAEFHSHLGEQVPIIGVGGIMTAEDAQAKLKAGAKLVQLYTGFIYHGPPLVKSILKATT; encoded by the coding sequence ATGTCTCCCAGCCAGTATCGCTTTGCCCGTAACCTTCTCTTCCGTCTCGATGCCGAAAAGGCACACCATGTCTCGCTCGATAGCCTTCGCTGGCTGGAAAAAACTCACCTGCTCGCAGCACTCAGCGGTGCCGCGCCCAAGGCGACTCCCGTGGAATGCATGGGCATCACCTTTCCTAACTGTGTAGGCCTCGCCGCCGGACTGGATAAGGAGGGCAACTGCATCGATGCCCTCGGTCGGCTCGGTTTTGGATCGGTCGAAATTGGCACCATCACCCCGCGTCCCCAAGAAGGAAACCCGCAGCCGCGCCTGTTCCGCATCGTTGAAAAAGAAGCGATCATTAACCGCATGGGCTTCAACAACCCAGGCATCGACGCCGGTGTGGCCAACGTCGCCGCCTCCCACAGCTTCCGCAAACAAGGTGGCGTGGTCGGATTTAACATCGGCAAAAACAAGGTGACGCCGAACGAGCACGCGGTCGACGACTACCTCGCCTGCCTGCGCGGTGCGTGGGACGTCGCCGACTACATCACCGTCAACCTTTCCTCGCCTAACACCCCCGGTCTGCGCGACCTTCAAGCGGCCGACGAAACAGCTAAATTGTTAGAAACACTCAAGCAGGAACAAGAAAGGCTCACTGCTACGAGCGGCCGCAGAGTGCCCATCGCTCTCAAGGTCGCCCCCGATCTGGAACCGCAGCACATTGCGGATCTGGCGAAGGTGTTCCTCAATGGAGGCCTCGACGGTCTCATTGCAACGAACACAACGATCAGCCGCAAGGAAGTGGCCGGTTGTGATTTTGAATCTCAGGCGGGAGGCCTCTCGGGAGCGCCACTCACTCCGCGCGCGACCGATGTCATTGCCGAGTTCCACAGTCATCTTGGCGAACAGGTTCCCATCATCGGAGTGGGCGGCATCATGACAGCGGAGGACGCCCAGGCCAAGCTCAAGGCGGGAGCCAAATTGGTGCAGCTTTACACCGGCTTCATTTACCACGGGCCACCGCTGGTGAAGTCCATTCTGAAAGCCACGACCTGA